The Helianthus annuus cultivar XRQ/B chromosome 11, HanXRQr2.0-SUNRISE, whole genome shotgun sequence region cgtaagtgtccttcataaccctaggacagtagtaggtatgagtttacgtaggttttacgtaagtgcccctcgaaccctgaggacagtggtaagcacaagtattacgtaggttttacgtaagggtccttcgcaaccgaggacgatggtagatagtctagtaacagtgtaaatcCATACATTCGtcaatccttttccttcaatcccattccctacccaccgggaatcccatgccttggtaagggtgtgaactcaccttggtttgctcggcagatacacagaaaagtaaatcaagctatttggtggtcaaccacgtcctaccacggttaccatacaagttaggttctTATTCAaatagtgcacgtatgttctacacgtattgtacacaagtaacaaTCATAGCATACACGTTTGATCATGGCAGGTCAACAACAGAACAGTCACGTAAACAAAGTCCAAGTATGCAGCCCAAATGGTTGAGCTCGTAACAGTGGTGcaaagtccaaaacagtgtgcatgtgttcatggtctcgagtcgagactagagatctcgagtcgagacagtgcggtctcgagttgtgctggcctcaaggtctcgagtcgcaatcaaagaggtctcgagtcatcatgtactagtcgagactacagggtctcgagtcgcaaccggacccgtaaccgtggtctcgagttgtgttgtttgtgtcggtgttgtggtctcgagtcgagacagtgcgttctcgactcgcaacctgtgtcgagactaggtgtgtaacagatttccttaattgcagctcatgatttccgtaacaattgctaacagttttggcagtttcacaatcagatcaaatcacaattattcAACATTCAAACACGTTCATATCACCGCAATCATCATCAATCCAAGAACAGTAAATCAATATCATAAGGGACATACAATCGGATCATATGATTAATGAGTTTAAAGCCTATCATGCAACCCTAAGTCATATGTACAACAACCAATCAATACCACAAACCATATGTTCAAGATTTATTAATCCAGTACAAGAAATCGGTTCTAAATCATCATGCAACACCCGAATCAAAGTTGCTTGTATATCATCTAAGCACATGTTCTGAATACATAATACCATCAATAAACATCACTAGCATGAAACCCTAGTTGCCATATGGTATCAAAACATCAAAGATCATATAACTAAGCAATAGCGATATACTAACCGAAAGTGTGAAGTGATTAACTAGGTCAAGATGAAAGCCGTGATCCGTAGGCTTCGATGGTGAAAGAGTTACGGTCGGGTTCCAAGggaaaacgagagagagaaagagagctcctagggtttgtgtgtgtgtgttcttgattgtgaATTGTGAGAAGTAAGGGCCCCAATAATGTGTGTATGCGTGAACATATATCCAGGCTAGAGGGGTGGGCCGAGTCCAAGCATAGTGAGCTGAGAGAAAGGTGTACGGCCCAAAGGTTTGTATGGTTAGACTAGTGTTGTGCGACTAAACTTATGATATTCACATGCAATCACGTAACACATAGCATAACAAAACATAATATTCCATTACCAACAAACATGTCAATTAGTCACGTATAATCCAAACAAGTTACATCGAAGCACATAAatagaggtttgaaatacgagttgtcacattatccccaacttgaaagaaatttcgtcccgaaatttggtacgtactcactgaggaagctaggtaagttgtatcatttactggttttcctggggtgtcacaccgttgacccgtcaactccgacatcggatgcccgcaatgttgatttaaatgaggcggtggacgttgacgaggaaattcaagaagagttggtccgacccaccggtagaagaaagggaaccgggaaaaaaacggtcgagtcgtcttccgatctcgagttaaaggaagatttcgaggagatgaaccgtcgtctctaagacattcgcgacctcggccaccaacgttatgagattatgaaagaatgagtggccgaaaccaaaaagtttaacgagatgcaagaggcgaggcaaatggaaaaggacattgagtttttctccaaacctatcgaccacctacaaggcgatgcgttgatccttgcgcaaatgcgtcaccaaaaaattagagaaaaatatggactctagatgATGTTCTTTTTTtaactttcttttattttttcggtttttttttatgtttttttattttcgtttttttttttcagttatttttttaatttcaagtagtgtaattttttttaaattaatgaagttttttatgttttaaattaaaaaaaataattgtgaaatgattgaatggaggttattggcataatgcccccactacgccacttttgctataatgcccaagtgtgactaggatgccacgtgtcggataatgccctatggtgggggcattataaattgttaccactacacatggtctaagaaccatattgtacgggttgaataaatataattttatataccaaataaaaaaattatatctttaaaatcacgtgtattacacgggttgaataaatgtaatattgtttaccaaataataaaataatacattttaaaaaaacctcatttattacacgggttgaataaatgtaattttatataccaaataataaaaaagttacacatttaaaaatatgtgtattacacgggttgaataaatgtaattttctatactaaataataaaaaaatatatcattaAAAAACCTccatgtattgtacgaattgaataaatctaattttatctatcaaacaataaaaagttatatcttaaagaacctcatgtattacacgggtcgaataaatgtaattttgtatagtaaataataaaaaaatatatctttaaaaaaaccacGTCTACTACACGagtttaataaatctaattttatataccaataataaaaaagtCATATATTTCAATATACTAATGGATAATGCTCGATACCCGATGGATATGGAAATGttacgaagtctcaataaatttaaccctttatttaaaacttataaatgtagaaatgataaataatattagttaattttattttaagttttgtaaaatctatttgataccaaactaaacaaaacgttcaaatatatagttaatatcaagagtaaattacgattttggcccatgtggttatatcacttttacccttttagccaaaaatgaatcttttaacatcttaGCCCCCAGcgtcttttttttctaacccttttggccgctaacactaaccccatccatttacttttaggggccaaaatggttagaaaaaaaCGTTGGGGGTCCAAAAAGGTtaaaaaaaaagacgttgagtgctcaaatgttaaaaaattcctttttggctaaaagggtaaaagtgatataaccacatggaccaaaatcataatttactctaatatcaaattagacaactaagtttgaatttgaagtaaatagataaatataaaagtaataattaaactaaataatatttagtaagaGGATTATCTATAACTAATTATAAAAGATTAAGCTAAAATATCCATAAGACATGGtctaatataatgacaagtgtcctcaaaatggtttcttttattatatagtatagataaagaTTTGTATTTTAGGAAACCTGTTCACATACTACAATTTATCATTAGGCCTTGGGATATACTTTAACTCTTTTTAACACCACCTAGGTGCCACATTACTTACTTTTCTCCATTTCACTTTACCTCACATCAAGGAAATGGTTTAATCCCCTTAACTTTATTGTTTTAATGGTTTGAATGTAAAAACTTTTAATAGTTTGGGTGTAAAAAAGGAAAACAAATTAAGACAATCTCTTAACATTATGTTCACATGTTAACATATAATCCCTTTTAACACCCCTTAACACAAGAAAGGAGTGGTTTGCAATACCGTTTAACATGTCATGTCATCATTAACACCCTAGATGTTAAGGTACACCTCATGACCTTAGTGCATTTCACGTTTAACAACAAAATATTATTTTCAACTTGCACCAATCATCCCAAATTACACCCTTTGCCCACGAACTTATCAATTTCGTCTTTAGTTTCATCTTTTATCAAATTTGTACTTCACTTAATAAAACTTCTTGTAACTTCATTAATCTTACTGGGTTAATTAATTGTACAAACGAGTCTTAGCATGCAAAATACCCTTAACGCGAGAAGTGAAGAaggatttttttttgaattttttcccTATCAAACAAGTATTTTAGTCAcagaattcaaaaaaaaaaaaaaaaaaaattcttgattTTACACTAATAGAGTAATTATATTGTAAAATAATTATAATTACCCTACAATAATTACTCTACTACTTTGTAGTAGGGTACTTGTATTTGATCTTTACACTAATCTTCTAAGATTACCTGTTGTGGTTTAAGCCGTAACCCGGATTCATTCTCTAATATTGCGACACGTGGTGTTGACTAGACGCCTACTCATCACCTTGCCCGCTCGCCTCCCCTCACTTGAGGCTGCTATGGTTAACCTCCACTGGCCTAAGCTACCACACCCCAAAACACCCGCTCACCCAGACTACCACGCTCACACGTGACCGCTCGCGGCACCCCGTGGCGATGCTCGCGAGCCACCTGACCGCCGACGTTGCTCACCCGGCGCTAACAGGTGCCACAACGCCCTCTAATCATAATCACCTTGCATTTAGGGGGGTAGGGGcgcccatcactcacaacatttaATCAATTTCCGCCATGTCATCGAGCTTTgtttcatcactagtgatggattttagtggaaatgcccatcactcaccacacactCATCTCCATTGAAAAACAACTCACCACACAAACACAAACAACGCGTGCTCATCATCACGCTTATCTTTCACCACACATGATAACATCCACCGACGGTAGTGTTCCACGCCAATCAACGCGTGATGGTTGGCCGACAACGGGGCACCCCGTCCCCTATAGACTATAGTGTAGAACATGACTTCAATTTGACCTACATTTAACCTTTTCATCCAAACCACCACAAAATCCCCAAATTTCATCTTTGTGCAACCTTTACGCTGTGTTCCCGAGTTAAGTTGAGGGGAGAAAAGAaatgattctttcattttcttttctcttctctctgtttctttccaaattggaaagattaaatttaggaaaaaaaaactatcattttctcttctcttctctactTTAATGAAACTCTGAACACAACTAAAACTTATTTTCTTCCAAATCTTTTATTTTCTCTCAtttaatgaaactcgggaacacagtGTTAGTCAATCTCAAGTTCCAACAACTCTCTAACACACCTTCACCATATGAACACTAATCAAATCACATCCAAACAGTCACCATCACCATCCACCACCCCTTGATCTCTCTCTGTGTGTAGGACCATCAAACAATGCAGAAATGGCTCTGCACAGGCAACCAGGAGCCAGCTTCTTCGACAAACTTCCAACCGATCATGTCTCCCTCGGTGTTCGTCCCCCTCACTTCAAGCAATCGCGCCCTAATCGCCGTTTCAGAACCCGTAGGGTTTCTGTTCGTGCGTTCGTGATTGTTGTTCTCACACTCATATGTTTTGTTTCTGCTTCTGCTTTCTTCTTTTTGGCCAAAGATGATAAAGGTAGTAGTTtgtgtttttatgatttatgattTATCTCTGTTTCTAGGGTTTGTGTGGATTTTGAATCTCAGTTGTTTGAGTTTGTTAGTTAATTAGAGTTAGATTTGTGTTATTAGTTGGGAGTGTTGAGGGGGCATTGTTTGTTggaaataaatctaacttagattctTGTTGTTGGTGGGAAAATGCTGAAAAGGTTGGATTAGTAGAGAAAGCATAATTGCCCAGCATTCGGTGCAATGCACTTAAAAGGCGGTGCAATGCGCGTAAAAGGCGAGGGCTTTTTTAGGGGAGACACATAGTATAAAAGTACAGTTTTTAGGGGTTTCTTTAGGGGAGACACATAGTATAAAAATACAGTTTTTAGGTGTTTTAGACATGTTCTAGGCTTCTTTAGGGCTAGTTTAGGTTGTTTTAGGCATAGTTGTCGAAGGCGCAAAGGGTGAGTGTTCGGTGCAATGCGCTTAAAAGGCGAGGGCTTTTTTAGGGGAGGCACATAGTATAAAAATACAGTTTTTAGGGGTTTTAGACATGTTTTAGGCTTCTTTAGGGCTAGTTTAGGCTGTTTTAGGCATAGTTGTGGAAGGCGAAGGCGCAAAGGGTGAGCGTCCGGTGCAATGCGCTTAAAAGGTGAGGGCTTTTTTTAGGGGAGGCACATAGTATAAAAATACAGTTTTTAAGGGTTTTAGACATGTTTTAGGCTTCTTTAGGGCTAGTTTAGGCTGTTTTAGGCATAGTTGTCGAAGGCACAATGCGCAAAGGGTTAATCTTGGGCCTCAGTGCAAGGTGCTTGAAAAGCAAGGGTTTTTTAGGGCCAAGCACATAGTATAAAGATACAATTTTTAGGGGTTTTAGACATATTTTAGGCCTTTTTTAGGGCTACTTTAGGTTGTTTTGGGTTGATTCCAGGCTTGTTTAGGGTTGGTATAACTGTAAAATTGTTTGAGACCTGTTCAAATGATTTTTGGCCAGAATTTCGTTGGAACTTGGTCTGAAAAAATGTGCCTGAGTTAATGAAAGCGGGGCTTTTGAAGCGAAGCGAGAAGGATGCGCTGGGTCTGAAAAGCGAGCCTAGGCAGGCGCGTGTCGGCGTGTGTGGGTGAGTGTTGACAACAGAGAGAGAAAGCTTATGTTTTATCAGATTTATGGTGCTTAACAGATTGAAGAAggtgtttgttttgtttttttggaGGAGACAAGGGGGAGGGGGTTCAAATCTTATACTTTTAAGGTACCACCAATCGAGATGCTTGATGGTGGATTAAAGATGTTACTATAGGGCCAGCCAAAGGGCTTGTTCTGTACTTAATGGTGCTTCTCTCCAAGTGATTGATGGTTCTAATTTCATAGTGGAAAAGGTGTAGATTTAGGAGTAGGATTAGAGGGTGTGTGagtgatgcgggcccaagtgtggaagagcgggccatcttgtatttggaggcccaagatcgcgtaacaaaaggggcttcactaaaatggctctaacttgggctacaggggtccgttttgggcgcgtgaccaggcgaaacgaacgggagaacgagctctatcttgctgcaaacgcctacggcggtttgggtcattgTCCAGgccgaaaaaacgcttatttctattagttttttccatttttatgttttttcaagtattttgggcattttgtttttgggcttgtgtttggcccgttgtcttttttaggcccatttcgaagTTATGTTCCTATTTATATGTTGCCCTAGTGAAATGAAagatcagacttgaattttgagaaaactgattttcacttcaaattctgtgccctttgggttgaattttggggttggggaagaactacacgggtattcgcagaatcaacgtgtttgatcttcattatCGTACCACGCACTACATCAGTGAGTTAGTTTTATAAAGAAACTGATAGGGACATGTTTATTTGGCAGTACATCATTTGTTAAGAAAATGACAACTTTATTTAACTTATGTATTTCTTTGCAGATAAGGACGATTTCACTGTTGAAACTGACGAATTTGGGACTGATCTGGACTTCCTTGCAAACGTGACACGAACAGAAAGATCAAAGATTCTTAAGTTTGGTCATGGTTTTGTTGGCCACGGTCGTGATTCTAGGTACTGGGATAAGGATGATAGGAGAAGAGACGAAGATTATGACGAGGATTTAGCGGTCCATTCAGAAACCGGTGTTCATGATGAATCTCATGTTAATGATAGTGTACAGTCGAAAATACACGATAGACAAAAGAAGCTATCTGAAGAAAACAAAAGGAGGTTGAATCACAGGGTGACTGGTTTGTATAACGAAGCAGGGCGTAATGAGCTGAAGATGTATGAAAAGGAGTATGAGGCCTCTTTAAAGGGTGCTGCAGTAtcaaaaaatgatgatgaagatgatatgGATGATGAGTATAATGATGAGATTGATATGCATGACATTCGACTTGAAGACTATAACACTGGCCTAGGAAATGATCAACATTCGGCTGTAAAAGTATCTCAAAGTGTAGACGGTGGAGAAAATTCAGGCAAGGATGATACTGATATGTCAGTTAATGAAACTAACCGTGGTTTATCTGTGGATGTTTCGGATTCTGATAAACTCAATACTAATGCCAGTGATATCGGTGTGATTGACGAGCATTCGTCAAGACGTGCCATTTCTGAGAGGACAATTGCTTCCAAGAAGAGGCCAAAGCGAAGAAAATATTCAGGTGTGACATCTGGTCTTGCCTAAACAATAGTAGGGGGTGTATTAtgctatgttgtcaaaagcgcaaaaagcgcgcgcctaggtgcccgggcgcagcgaggcgcacctatagcgcctggtggcagcctaggcgcaaaaatggtttttttttttgaaaaaaaaacggtCTGAGGCGCAAAAAGGCGCGCAAAAACAGTCTTGCACCTAGGCTCCGGGTGAGGCCGATgcgcctcgcctgcgccttgcgtctttgacaagATAGGTATGTATAGTGTATTCATGTTGCAAATTCGTATTTATTTTTTGAAGCCGAATGGCGGCTGCACCTCCATAAAGTGTAGAAGAAATATAATGGTTTTCTTTTTTTCTTGATTAATTATTAATATGAACCTGTACAATGTAGCGTTAGGTGTTATGTTTCTTTTTTTCTTGATTAATTACACTTTATTTGGGTCGTTATATCAGGTGCTTGTGAGATGAAAGTGCTGAATTCAACCATGAAGCTTGTGGAGCCTTCCGAAAATCGGAAATTTGCAAGATTTACATTGAGTTACACAGAACTAGAAGAGAACATTAACAAGTTGGAACCATGGAATCCTCGATTTGCGGGGCATCAAAATCTAGAACAAAGGGAACGCTCGTTCATCGCACATGATCAGACACTACATTGTGGGTTTGTGAAGAGCCCTAAAGGATATCCTAGTACAGGATTCGACTTAGATGATGAGGATGAAGCTTATATCAGTAGCTGCCATATTGCTGTTGTTTCATGCATATTTGGAAACTCTGATCGTCTCAGATCACCCATGGGGAAAACGGTACCGCATTCTTTAACTTTTCTCAACATCTCTCCTTTATTTTTGATACACTATTTATTAACTTTTACGATTTCCTGTTTCCAGGTTTCTCGTTATTCAAGGAAAAATGTGTGTTTCGTGATGTTCGTAGATGATGTTACTTTACGAACTCTTTCTTCTGAAGGACATATGCCAGACAGAATGGGTTATATTGGTATATGGAGGATTGTGGTCGTAAAGAATCTTCCATACACTGACATGCGAAGAGTAGGAAAAATACCAAAGCTTTTGGCACACCGTCTTTTTCAAAATGCAAGGTAATAATACTGATTCTAGCTGTACATTATACTTGATGTGATAAGATAGAAAGGTTGCATCAATAGATGGATTTAGATTAAGTACAACACATAGTGAATCAAGTAGTATAGTGATTCACGCGGTTCTCACCGGTTGAGACAAGATGCTTTATATACACCGTATTGCATTCTGTTTGTATTCTTAAGAACTTTTCTTGAATTTAACTATAGGTTAACGTGAATGAACCATAACTATGTAGCCCTATTCCTAATAGATTGACCCCAAAATAGCATATCCAAATGATAAGAAAGCCTAGAGTCGCCACAATTGCGGAATTTGCTCCTTGCAAATTTTTATTTGTTCGAGTATGCAAATAAATTGCGAATACGATCCAAGTAATTCTCATGTCGATCCGAACGAATCATCCTTTCCACGGAGGCAAATCTTTGCCTGTTAGGTAAGAGGATAGCAAGTTCAAAATTCTGTCTCGGTAGGACATGTATCTCTATTACTATGAATTTCATAAATGAAGTAGTTAATGGTAGTTAATGGTAGGGTTACCATTATCCTTTTTGTAGTGACGAATCCTGTATGTGTTCCTATAGTACAAGATTTATGCCCGTTTAATTTCATTAACCGCCAGGATATTAAAAACTATAAGTCATTAGTAACCAGTATATAGCGTTAAGTTATACGGATTCATCAAAGTCAATGATTTTTTGAGCTGGATAGTTAGCAGTTAGTTGGTTGACTTGAGCATTAGCTAATTTTTTTTGTGTACTTTGTATAACTACAGTTAGTTACttccttttgttttttaatttttcatgttTATTTGCGTATCATTGCTGCAAAAGTTTTAGAAGTACCTATGTATAAAGTGTTTCCATTTTGACGAGTGTTTGTTATATAACTCTTTtcttataattattatttttttagagtAAAGTGCCATTTTTGTCACTGAGGTTTGACCACTTTTGCGACTTTGTTCAAAGGTTTGCTTTTTCGCATCTGGAgataaaaggtttaaaatcttgccattttcatccgactcgttaacttcatccattttttaacGTTAAGTCAGGGCTATTTTTGTTCTTTTACCTATTTGTTAATGTTTATAAGAAAAGTCATAACTAGAAAGTCAACATAGGTGTATCTTTATTTCTTATtagtgttttttattttaataaaaaaagtctaaaaagacggaaatacccctcatttaacggagaaaaatggatggagttaacgagccggatgaaaatggcaagattca contains the following coding sequences:
- the LOC110889520 gene encoding uncharacterized protein LOC110889520, with the protein product MALHRQPGASFFDKLPTDHVSLGVRPPHFKQSRPNRRFRTRRVSVRAFVIVVLTLICFVSASAFFFLAKDDKDKDDFTVETDEFGTDLDFLANVTRTERSKILKFGHGFVGHGRDSRYWDKDDRRRDEDYDEDLAVHSETGVHDESHVNDSVQSKIHDRQKKLSEENKRRLNHRVTGLYNEAGRNELKMYEKEYEASLKGAAVSKNDDEDDMDDEYNDEIDMHDIRLEDYNTGLGNDQHSAVKVSQSVDGGENSGKDDTDMSVNETNRGLSVDVSDSDKLNTNASDIGVIDEHSSRRAISERTIASKKRPKRRKYSGACEMKVLNSTMKLVEPSENRKFARFTLSYTELEENINKLEPWNPRFAGHQNLEQRERSFIAHDQTLHCGFVKSPKGYPSTGFDLDDEDEAYISSCHIAVVSCIFGNSDRLRSPMGKTVSRYSRKNVCFVMFVDDVTLRTLSSEGHMPDRMGYIGIWRIVVVKNLPYTDMRRVGKIPKLLAHRLFQNARYSIWLDSKLRLQLDPLLVLEYFLWRKGHEYAISNHYDRHCVWEEVAQNKKLNKYNHTVIDEQFAFYQADGLTKFNPMDPQKLLPSNVPEGSFIVRAHTPMSNLFSCLWFNEVERFTPRDQLSFAYTYQKLRRMNPDKPFHFRMFKDCERRKIAKLFRHRSEETRYTLAQEIE